In Benincasa hispida cultivar B227 chromosome 8, ASM972705v1, whole genome shotgun sequence, the sequence caaaaatcaaaaatcaaaggTGGTAGTTTAAATGGAATCTTGAGTACTGAAACTCAGGGGAAAAGCGTTTGAACGTTTTAGTTTTCGTGTCTTGGTTTTTGTGTTTCTTAAAAACTCAAGTTGTCGGTGTCTGTTGTTTTGTCCCCAATCATCCTTCTCCACCTCCTTATGTTCTTTTTTTTCAGTTGCTGTTATTTACTACGTTAACCTCTTTGTCTATTTTGGCCTTGTTTTCCTCATTCTGTTTCAAAACCTCTCCCTTAGCTTATTGTCAACGCCAACTATCTTTAATTGTCTTCCCAACTTCAAAGAAAGAAAGCAAAAAAGAGGGTTTTATTTAAGGGTTTCTTCAAGTGCTGATTATTTGTTGAAGCCTTTATTCACATTGCATGGCAACCAATACTAAGCTTCACTCTCTCACCTCCCATCTCAATTCAACAAGGTGAAGTTTCAATATCATTTTTCTActaaattattttcttcttgCAACATTCTTTATatgcatgtatatatatatgtatatatttttttttgtgtgaaGATATTTGAGTTAAGTTCAGATTGGTTTggtttatcaaattaaaatgagtATTAAACTTTGGAAGAAAGTCATTTACTGCCCCCATCTTCACTCttgcttcctttttttttttttttttttaactaaaaatgagACTCTTACTTGATAACTAGTATGTGAGAAATATACAACcaagcttaaaaaaaaaaaaaaaaaaggtcaaaatgAACTAGTTCGACAATAAtaagtatgatttttttttttctaaaaagttGAAGATTCGATATCTTATATTGTGCAGTTATTGTACTTGAGAAAATTGCAAAAAAGCAAATATCTTTCAAACAATATGATAGGAATGGTATTAGAGGGAAATTAAGGATATATTAGTAATTAGCTAAATAGTTGGTAAAAGTTTGTTATAAATACAATAAgtagggaaggaggaagaggagGTTTGAGAGTGATCTCAAGAGATACAGAAGATTAAAAACCTTAAATTATTTGGTTTATCTTATAATTTCGTCCGTAGTTATATCCCGATATATTTAGGTCCTATCACAATGAAAAGACGAACAAGGTTTGAATAAGATTTCACTGCTTGTTTTTTAAACGAAAAGCCTTCATCGATccaattttcttaatttaatgTTCTATACTTTATTTAGCTAACTCATTGTGGATTGGGACAGAAATTTACCTGGAgaggaaaatcaattttatatatatataacaagaaAATTCAAATCTTACAACTTTTTTGGGAGTGCATTAAATTTTACACTCTGCatgttaaatatattaataccgtcatataaatttatttttccttagAGTTCAGAATGTGCTGTATCAATATTAATGTGTAATTAATAAAAGTTCCCATATCATTAGTTTTGAGCCTTTAATTCCTCTCAGCAAAATTGAACTTTCCCTTGAATTTCATAATGGGTTTGTAGATTTTAGGAAGCTAAGAATATTGAGGAAGGAAGAGATGTTTGGAGGACATGGTTTTGAAGATCATCATGAGGATCTACTACTAGAGATGACACAGAAAAACTTTGAAGCTGAACTGgaaaaatttggagaagatgagTTCGAGAGTAGATCGGTGACCGACGCCATGGAAGCTTCTTTGGGAGAGGAACATTGTGTTCTTAATCAGAGAAATAAGAGGAAGCGTTACCATCGCCATACTCAGCTTCAAATCCAGGAAATGGAAGCGTGAGTAtcctcttctttcttctctctttatTAATTAAGGCTTGCTGACAACTTTAGAATAATTTTGTTTCGTTTTAGTTTGAGGGGTAGAATTCGAATCTTCAAATCTTTTACTTCGACGTATTTGCCAAATATTCTCAAttgattaaaatcatttttgctattatttttaGTACAAATGGGAATAAAAAGATTTGAATCACGGATTTCTTGGTCCTCAACCACTACAAATCCTACTTGAACTAAGCTCTCTTGGCCATCGTTAAGTATTATTGGTGcttaattaagtttaaaattttagctATCTAAGAGAATGTTATGTATTAAAAATGcttcaaaattttctaaaattttaaatttacttttaaaattgaaaattaaaaaaaaaataattggtcCATTTTAAAATTCGTGatctataaaacataaaatagataATTTGGGCACGATTTGATAAcactttaattatttttaataaaaaaattaggcttatattctctcaattttttttttgagaaaagtTTAGGTGTTGCTTTGGTTACACCTATATTTGTGCAGCTTCCAAATAGTTGTCTAATAAAAATTTGTCATgtgataaatatatttttaaaaattaattaaaataaaattgtggaTAAAAGATAGGGATGCATGGAGACCTCacctcattattattattattatcatcatctttgAGCTTTTCACCGTCCTTAAAAGAaatcttttttgaaaaaaaaaacaaaatttcaatttcttattactattttctttatttcattcttggtttagtttaaataaaaaaaaataaaaatagtaaaaaaatagtttaaataaaaaaaaaatagtaaaaaaaaattaagtaatatttataaacttattattttaaaaaaaatggttatgaAATGATTTCTtataaaacttttgattttttctcaaaaagaaaGTCAAAGATCTATTATTATCCACGTGAAGTAAAAAGAAGAATGCTGTCACAATTATTATatagatattattatttttagatcaCATTTATTGAACCATAATGAAAATTAACGTAATcgtaataaaattttattaattgacCAATTGTAATGAATTTAGATCGCAAATGCAATAGAATTGATTTTGAttgcatttacttaaaattatgaattttgtcaaatttactATTATCGCCACCTCTACCTCTATCTCTGAGAGTCGAGCAGTAATGGTAACagtaaaaatgtcaaaattgataattttcaaCTGTAACGATAAGACGTAATTTTCAAATGCGATCAGATTGAGTACTATTTATTCATTAATTAGATTTTGTCATTTCATAACCGATTTGAATGTGGGTCCATAACAAAAAGTAATAAAGTGGAgctcacttttttttatttccattgATCTATTACGTTTTTAGTGGGGTAAACGTAGCCTTAAATCAATATGAACATAACTCATTTAGATTCATATGATATCGACTAAAAGATTAGAGATTCGAATGAGTACGGGTAAATGTTATCCAACCAtgtaaaatgtttttttttttcatttgtttgttttagGTAAATGTTTGTGTGTATGCACAATAGGTTTTATATgagatttaatttaaagataGGGTGGGAACAATGGTTTCAGGTTCTTTAAGGAGTGTCCACATCCAGATGACAAGCAAAGAAAGCAGCTGAGCCATGAGTTAGGACTCGAACCCCTCCAAGTCAAGTTCTGGTTTCAAAACAAGCGCACCCAAATCAAGGTCTCATTCACTCATAACTCCTTTCATTACCAATTCATTCTAATCATCATTATTTTACTATTATCCAACCCCTTCTAtcctattttaaaaatatatatatattcttattcTTAAGATTTgggtttaatttctatttgatcaCTAGATTTCAAAAGATgtaatattacatttttaatcctaaattttgaatttaatttctatttgattcataagtttcaaaatgttaacatttttatgtttaacttttaagttttgcttaaatttagtcctacaatttcaaaaatactgttgactttgattttttttaatgaatactCACTTTTAGTCTTTAgtatcattttttattaactaatttaaaataattaaaatacttatgattaaaagttgttttcaaatataggaaaacgagcctaacttatttacaaatatagcaaaatgtcactgtctatcatcGTCTATTCTCGTAGACAGACGCGTTTTGctacatttgaaaatatttctaacaattttatcatttaaaataattaccttatgattaaattaattttctttaatttcctaaaattactttaaaattttcacaatataattattttagattaaatAATTGAAAGTTAATCCGAAATATAAAAATTAGCATTAGTAAGAATTATGggataaaaattataaaatattgaaaatgagGAGCCAAATcgaaactaaattcaaaactcAATAGACTATTTTGAAACTCATTTAAGTATTTgaatttttgggattttttaaaaatagaaaaataaaagaaactatttacacaaaatagtaaaatttaatcaagtctatcattgatactatatgatagacaccCATAAAAATATATCCGTGTTCATCAgtattttttttgctatttaggtaaataatttgatatttttctacGTATAAAAATTtcacttgatttttttttccttcatattTTCTCAGAAAAATGGatgaaagttgtttttttttaatgcaaattgaaaatggaatttaTTTCAGACGAACCTTATAATTAATAACACtgcaaattaatatttattttcccCTGCACCGACAGTTCATTCTGTCTCTGCGTCTTATCCATTGTTATAAAAACACTTCCATAAACCCACCATTCCTTTCTCATCCTTCATCCTCgcaattaataaattttaattctatttaGTTTctgtattcaattttttatacaaCTTTGTCCCATTGATATGATTtcgctgaaaaaaaaaaagaagctcaGTACAAATAATTTCCTATCTGCTCCCAAATAAATAATTTCTTTCTCATCTAAaacgtgtgtatatatatatatatacctacttttaaatattatctcctttttttttcctttttttttttaacttgttGAAACTCACCATGTGATGAACAACAATAAAAAGTTTTGTATGCCCTAGGAAAATATTTCCCTCCAAGTTTCACTAAACTATGATTTCTCATATACctaaaaaaggagaaaataattGGTTGGTTTTCTAAGCTTCCAAATATTACAAGTTTACTCTAGAggtttgaaatttttgtttcGATTCAATCCTAAGACTTCAAGATTTACACTCTTTAATCTCGACTTGTTTTATAAAATActcacttttaatttttagtgttaatgtctactaattaatttaaaagagttaaaagagttataattaatccattttcactcttttttctattattatagaaattagtttttaagtttcacttcataatttcttttaaattaattaataggcATTAAGGCCGAAGACGAAAGTGAATATTTAAGGAAAAATcattattaaaagtataaattttgaatttatagaCCAAATTGAGATAAAACTAAAACCTAAGGTTATAATTATAACGTTTTGAAATATatagatgaaaagaaaattaaacacAAAACCTAGGGACCAAAAAGATGTTTTTCCTACTTTAgatctaaattaattaacactAACATTACTTTTGAAGGTTGGATTGTACCTTAAGGCTAccttttgattaattaatgaattcaaaatttgaaggttGGATTGCACCAcataaatgattaattaatgatttatGTGGAATTAATGAATGAATAAATTAAGCACTAATATTTgtaaagtttgaaaaaataCATGTAGGCTCAACAAGAACGGACTGAGAATGCAATATTGAAATCTCAAAACGAGAAACTAAGAGCAGAAAACATGAGGTACAAGGAAGCTCTAAGCAACACAAGTTGCCGAAATTGTGGAGGTCCTGCTGCTCTTGGAGAGATGTCCTTTGATGCCCAACATTTGAGAATTGACAATGCACATTTAAGAGATGaggtaattaattataatgaactAAATAAATCTCTGTATTGTTTACGTTTGTTTTGATTGTGGTTTTGTTAATGTAAAACTGTTACAGATAGAGAGATTAAACAGTAGTAGCAAATATGGTGGGAAGGCATGGGGTTCCCATTCTTCTCATATTGTTCCATGTGGAGGGCAGCTTGATCATCTTGGGGTTGGAAGATCATCATTAAATTTAAAGCCGGGCCAACAGTTGAAAGCAGATGATCATAATTTGTTAGGGGAAATGTATGGATCAGTGGGAGATCAGACGATGACGTTAAAATCATCTGTGACTACTGAAATTGATAAGCCAGTAATTGTTGAGCTTGCAGTTTCAGCCATGGAAGAAGTGTGTAAAATGGCTCAAGCAGGTGAGCCATTGTGGGTTACTGGTGAAAACTCCATGGAAATGCTGAATGAAGATGAGTACTTGAGGACTTATTCTACAAGAATTGGCCCTAGAATTGTGGGACTAAGCTTTGAAGCTTCAAGGCAAACTTCCATTCTTGCTTTTAATCATCTAAAACTTGTCCACATTCTCATGGACGTGGTGAGTTTCACTTAATTACCTTTTTACTCACCAGTTAAAAACTATTGTAGTAAgttcaaattataagtttaaactaatattatatattcttattggacataaaattaattttttttttttttaatatggtgACATATTTCAGAATCAATGGTCAACCGTATTTTGCGAGATTGTTTCAAGAGCATCGACACTGGAAGTCTTATCATCTGGAGTTGGTAATGACTATAATGGAGCTCTACAAATCGTACGTTCTCACCTTTTCTTAAAAAGAccctattttttataatttaaaaattaaacagaCACAAATTGGGAAGTTGATGCAAATTAGTTTAATGGGTAATAATAATGGTAAGTTGGTTGTGGTTTGTGTGAAGATGACGGCAGAGTTGCAAGTAGCTTCTCCTTTGGTTCCGACTCGAGAAATTTACTTCGTAAGATACTGTAAGCAGCAGGCAGACAGAAGTTGGGCTGTGGTCGATGTTTCACTCGATTATTTACGCCCCACTCCTACTTCAAGGACTCGAAGAAGACCATCTGGTTGCTTAATCCAAGAACTTCCCAATGGTTACTCAAAGGtatattcttcatttttttttttaaatctttatttttcatcattaatcttataaatactatttttctttcttgaatactttattttattttgttatctacttttttaagagtttttttcaaaatacaaaGCTATATTTTCACCCAAAAAGAAAGTTactataacttatttttatatttttagaaatttggtTCATAATTCAAACGTTTACTAACAAAAGGTTGACTATAATTGagtatttggtttttagttgtctaatttttatttttatgcttGTTTCATCCTCTTTTCATTATTGTGATTTGTTCATTTAAGAAATATTTGCTttctttgtaaaatttaaaaacagaaacaaaaaaTTAGAGCTATTTTTGTTAGGATAATTGCGATGAATAGCATCTTTAGAAAtcataaccaagtgtataataacatttttttaaaaaaaattacaaatataacaaagtcTATCAGACATCTATCACTAATTGACTATCTAaatattgttatatttgtaatttttttatactatgttatatctactaatattttgggtctaattgttatatttgcaatggttttttttttttttttagtttttaaaactcaaCGTGATTTTTCAAAACGTAGATATTATTAACTTTCTAACTGTTCTAAGTGCAAGAAGGTCAATCTAAATATGTTGAAatcttgtttgataactattgagcagttgcaaatatagtaatCAAACTTAAAGTATTACCAGATATAGTACAAtgcaaaaaaaattgtagatatagaaaaatttagataatctatcaatgataaaccaTAACATTGGTAGGAGGCTATCAGTGGTAGGTCATATCGttggtagaagtctatcaacgatagatcgtataattaatagatttttctatatttgcatttttttaaaaaaaatgttgctaTACACTTAGGGGTTGTGCCATTGTTTTGGAGGCTAGAATGTAATGGGGATTACCGAAAATATGAGGGGTGTTGGAATGAGTAAGAAATCAAGGGTGGAACGGAAATGAGATTGTGAAGCGTGAAAACGGTACGAAAGAGGGTTTGATTGAAAACTTTGGAAATAGAATGAGTTTAGTATTATAAATTGGATACAAAATGCTCAATCTAAATATGGATTTTATATTACATTACATTACAAACTCATTCTATGATGGCCCCTAAACAATTCATTAGTTATTATTactaaaaatgatatttattgcaattacctagtttttaaattaattttacttcattatttctatttataagattCAATTGTTTTGTTGTCTATCTTTATTTGggctgtttttttttaaaaaaaaaaaaaaaaccaggtTTTGAAAGTTTCTTTAAGttgctttttgtttttttttaatctagcTACGAATTCCAATTATGGAAACCATTAGAAGAATTATGAAAAaagcaaatcatattttcaaaaatcaaacgGATCTTAATCAATCTTCAAAAGCGAAACATTAAGGCGttgtttgttaattaatttgttttttgtttttttatcttacgatagttgaatttttagccaaattttaaaataaaaataaattttaaaaaactattttttttttctaaattttggcttggattggtttttttttttttccctgcAAAGGTATTGTAACTAAAATATGGGGCGGAAGAATTGAACCTCAAAACTCGAAGTCGATAGTATAAACATTATGCCAGTTGAGCTACGATTTTATTggtttgacttggtttttttaaatcattagtaaaaagtagataattaagaaaaaaaatttggagatgacagtaatgtttatagacttaatttaaaaaaaaaaaatcaaatgattactaaacggAGTCTAAATAGCTACCAAATACACATCAATTTATAAGtgtaattacaaaaatattaaaatgagatgATTTGATTATAGGTGACATGGGTGGAACATGTAGAAGTGGATGATCGAGCAGTACACAATTTGTACAAACGAGTGGTGACATGTGGTCTTGCCTTCGGCGCGAAACGATGGATGGCTACTCTCGATCGACAATGCCAACGCCTAACCAACTCCTCATCTACCAATATTCCTGCACTAGACATATGcggtaaattaaaaaaaaaaaaatgaatcaacacattttttgtttcaattttctaaattagggaattaaaattagtaatataatgattgaattttgCAATAATTTTGTGAAGTGGTAACAGGGCAAGAGGGGAGGAAGAGCGTAATGAAGTTAGCAGAGAGAATGGTGAGGAGTTTCTGCAGTGGCGTTGGGGCTGCTACTGCACAAAACTGGaccacattatccaccattgaTTCCGACGATGTTCGTGTCATGGCGAGAAAGAGCCTCGACGACCCAGGTCGACCTCCTGGAATTGTTCTCAATGCAGCAACTTCTTTCTGGATTCCAATTCTCCCTAATAGGGTTTTCCATTTCCTCCGAGACGAAAACACCCGCAATCAGGTATTTAATTTCAAGtccttgtttgataactatatTGTTTTCGAAATTTTACTTAGAATTTAAACGTGAAATTTACAGCAAAGAGATGAATTTGTGAGCTCAATGACGAAATATTTGTTTTGGCAGTGGGATATACTTTCAAACGGTGGGTTAGTTCAAGAAATGGCTCGAATTGGCAACGATCGAAACCCAGGAAACTGTGTGTCATTACTTCGTGTTAATGTAAGTGcttgttattcaacattttccCCTCCTCCTCCTCAAACTCACACAATTAATTTCACATTAAATTCACAGAGTGCAAATTCAAGTCAAAGCAACATGTTGATACTACAAGAGAGCCGCAGCGACGACATCACCGGTTCCTACATAATCTACGCCCCAGTCGACACCGTCGCCATGAACGTGGTTTTAAGCGGCGGTGACCCTGATTACGTGGCTCTCTTGCCATCTGGATTCGCCATTCTCCCTGATGGGCCGCCCATTGGGCCTGATGGGCCTCCAGCAATTCTCGAATTCGGGTCCGGTGGTTCCTTGTTGACCGTTGCTTTTCAGATATTAGTGGACTCGGTTCCAACTGCCAAATTATCTCTTGGGTCGGTGGCGACGGTGAACAGCCTCATCAAGTGCACGGTGGAGCGGATTAGAGCTGCACTCATGTGTGACCAACCcatgaattaattatatttttcatagacactattttatgtttttccttttttctttaattaatttcaaaagagtGAGCtatataaagaaattaaacagAGTAGAAGGGAGGAAGAGGAGTCAAAAACGAACCTTGTGTTATCCTACGCCTTGTGAATTGGTGGGTGTTGTTTTGTTTGTCTGAAATGACTAACCAAACCAAATGCACCAAAATTCACATTACTTGCAAGGCTTGTAATGGTAATGGGTTCGGACATTGACTTCTCATATGCCAAACTTTTAGTAATTAATTTTCAGGacctctctctctatatatatatatttaatatatggaGTGAGGAATCAAAACTAGATTTCAAAATAGTTCAAATTTATGTCATTCGAATTACGCCAGGTGTttcataaaattttgttaatttaatttattgctTTAAGATGATGTATGTTTTCGCTAGTTAATGGCCAATTATGAACGTAATTTAATTGAAAGTCTTTCCTTTCCTAGGGTTATCGAAACTAGATACCttatgagaaaaaaatattaattgtatttgactTATTCAATGATTACATGTTTGCTATTTgcattcaattaattaaatttgttgacCCGTATGGTGAAATCGAAATCCCACTAAGACAGTTTCTCGTTGAATTTTCTCCCTCGCATATTTAGATGATTTTAACTCAGTTAGACGTATGGTTCTTCTGTCTCTAAATAAATGGAATGCTAGTATATTTGCGgtacttaattaaataaagggtttgattacataaataataattagaCCTAAAATAATACAAATGTAGCTATTATTAATTcttatcattgatagttgctatcagtgatagctttcaatttaagaaatattaATGCAACCTTAAAATAGTAACACTTGAAATATTACCTTTCAATTTGCTATCAATTTTcaatggctatcattgatatactttgatcgataatttttcaatttgCTATCAATTTTCAATGGCAATCAATTTAAGAAAGTTCTATCACCGTTATCACtaatatcataatttttttaaataatgttattttaataattattaacaaaaataatgttGGATGGataatattgacaaaaatagatttttaaatcatGTAGAACTAAATCATGTACCTGTTACATGAGTCCTATGTTCTGGCACACGCAGAATACCAATGTGGAAGTCATGCAACGTTGACCAAGGTAATCGTGAATTGGGTCCACGATTACCTTAAGTCGTGGACTAGGTACACAAATTAGTGGTCCCTTAAACGTCGCAATCCCTTCCTCTTCCCCCTATCCGAGacctttttctcctttcttcctCTCCACTACCATCGTTCGCCAAATCCGTCGTCGTCCGCCGTCTTCATGATTACCTTTTTCTCCTCTCTTGTTGTTGCCGCCGTGAGCCAAGATCTACCACCCATTGTCTCCAATCTTTGTCTTCATCCGCCTTGGgtaaagtttttcttttttttttttcccaatatatatatatatgtttataaaaatcaaaattgctTCATATATCTatcattttgttttcatttaggctgatttaaatgtataattcatggatatattattttgtttttatttgggttgatttaaatgtatagtttatggatcttagatttgggttgatttaaatgtataatcttGAGATCTTATATGTTGAActtaaattggatttttttgGGCTATTTTTTGGGATGATTTTGTTGGGCTATTTGTTGGGtcgatttaagaaaatatttggaatttcttaaaaaggaaaaaaataatatctttttgtcatattaacatattttttgtcaactataacagttCAAAAAACCATAACAAATATGTCGATGCGTCCTGAAGATTTAATCATTCATATTCATGAATCTGAAAATGATGGAGACAATGATATTGATGTTGaacttgatgaattatttggaaaagatAGAAGTGGGGAACATGATCTTAAGTTGGTACCGTCAAAtatgttcacccaaatagattggaAAATTACTAATTCAACATGTGAACGAGGGTCAACTTTGAAGGAAAGAAGTATATGTGTAGATAATTCTAGTTTAA encodes:
- the LOC120082847 gene encoding homeobox-leucine zipper protein MERISTEM L1-like isoform X3 — protein: MFGGHGFEDHHEDLLLEMTQKNFEAELEKFGEDEFESRSVTDAMEASLGEEHCVLNQRNKRKRYHRHTQLQIQEMEAFFKECPHPDDKQRKQLSHELGLEPLQVKFWFQNKRTQIKAQQERTENAILKSQNEKLRAENMRYKEALSNTSCRNCGGPAALGEMSFDAQHLRIDNAHLRDEIERLNSSSKYGGKAWGSHSSHIVPCGGQLDHLGVGRSSLNLKPGQQLKADDHNLLGEMYGSVGDQTMTLKSSVTTEIDKPVIVELAVSAMEEVCKMAQAGEPLWVTGENSMEMLNEDEYLRTYSTRIGPRIVGLSFEASRQTSILAFNHLKLVHILMDVNQWSTVFCEIVSRASTLEVLSSGVGNDYNGALQIMTAELQVASPLVPTREIYFVRYCKQQADRSWAVVDVSLDYLRPTPTSRTRRRPSGCLIQELPNGYSKVTWVEHVEVDDRAVHNLYKRVVTCGLAFGAKRWMATLDRQCQRLTNSSSTNIPALDICVVTGQEGRKSVMKLAERMVRSFCSGVGAATAQNWTTLSTIDSDDVRVMARKSLDDPGRPPGIVLNAATSFWIPILPNRVFHFLRDENTRNQWDILSNGGLVQEMARIGNDRNPGNCVSLLRVNSANSSQSNMLILQESRSDDITGSYIIYAPVDTVAMNVVLSGGDPDYVALLPSGFAILPDGPPIGPDGPPAILEFGSGGSLLTVAFQILVDSVPTAKLSLGSVATVNSLIKCTVERIRAALMCDQPMN
- the LOC120082847 gene encoding homeobox-leucine zipper protein PROTODERMAL FACTOR 2-like isoform X1, which codes for MATNTKLHSLTSHLNSTRKLRILRKEEMFGGHGFEDHHEDLLLEMTQKNFEAELEKFGEDEFESRSVTDAMEASLGEEHCVLNQRNKRKRYHRHTQLQIQEMEAFFKECPHPDDKQRKQLSHELGLEPLQVKFWFQNKRTQIKAQQERTENAILKSQNEKLRAENMRYKEALSNTSCRNCGGPAALGEMSFDAQHLRIDNAHLRDEIERLNSSSKYGGKAWGSHSSHIVPCGGQLDHLGVGRSSLNLKPGQQLKADDHNLLGEMYGSVGDQTMTLKSSVTTEIDKPVIVELAVSAMEEVCKMAQAGEPLWVTGENSMEMLNEDEYLRTYSTRIGPRIVGLSFEASRQTSILAFNHLKLVHILMDVNQWSTVFCEIVSRASTLEVLSSGVGNDYNGALQIMTAELQVASPLVPTREIYFVRYCKQQADRSWAVVDVSLDYLRPTPTSRTRRRPSGCLIQELPNGYSKVTWVEHVEVDDRAVHNLYKRVVTCGLAFGAKRWMATLDRQCQRLTNSSSTNIPALDICVVTGQEGRKSVMKLAERMVRSFCSGVGAATAQNWTTLSTIDSDDVRVMARKSLDDPGRPPGIVLNAATSFWIPILPNRVFHFLRDENTRNQWDILSNGGLVQEMARIGNDRNPGNCVSLLRVNSANSSQSNMLILQESRSDDITGSYIIYAPVDTVAMNVVLSGGDPDYVALLPSGFAILPDGPPIGPDGPPAILEFGSGGSLLTVAFQILVDSVPTAKLSLGSVATVNSLIKCTVERIRAALMCDQPMN
- the LOC120082847 gene encoding homeobox-leucine zipper protein PROTODERMAL FACTOR 2-like isoform X2, coding for MATNTKLHSLTSHLNSTRKLRILRKEEMFGGHGFEDHHEDLLLEMTQKNFEAELEKFGEDEFESRSVTDAMEASLGEEHCVLNQRNKRKRYHRHTQLQIQEMEAFFKECPHPDDKQRKQLSHELGLEPLQVKFWFQNKRTQIKAQQERTENAILKSQNEKLRAENMRYKEALSNTSCRNCGGPAALGEMSFDAQHLRIDNAHLRDEIERLNSSSKYGGKAWGSHSSHIVPCGGQLDHLGVGRSSLNLKPGQQLKADDHNLLGEMYGSVGDQTMTLKSSVTTEIDKPVIVELAVSAMEEVCKMAQAGEPLWVTGENSMEMLNEDEYLRTYSTRIGPRIVGLSFEASRQTSILAFNHLKLVHILMDVNQWSTVFCEIVSRASTLEVLSSGVGNDYNGALQIMTAELQVASPLVPTREIYFVRYCKQQADRSWAVVDVSLDYLRPTPTSRTRRRPSGCLIQELPNGYSKVTWVEHVEVDDRAVHNLYKRVVTCGLAFGAKRWMATLDRQCQRLTNSSSTNIPALDICGQEGRKSVMKLAERMVRSFCSGVGAATAQNWTTLSTIDSDDVRVMARKSLDDPGRPPGIVLNAATSFWIPILPNRVFHFLRDENTRNQWDILSNGGLVQEMARIGNDRNPGNCVSLLRVNSANSSQSNMLILQESRSDDITGSYIIYAPVDTVAMNVVLSGGDPDYVALLPSGFAILPDGPPIGPDGPPAILEFGSGGSLLTVAFQILVDSVPTAKLSLGSVATVNSLIKCTVERIRAALMCDQPMN